A part of Neoarius graeffei isolate fNeoGra1 chromosome 22, fNeoGra1.pri, whole genome shotgun sequence genomic DNA contains:
- the lrp12 gene encoding low-density lipoprotein receptor-related protein 12, with protein sequence MACTWGIKKISSWTNSLFILIMVFLNKAVCSQRGDNVYVSGISNACGDVVEQIRASSGVITSPGWPFEYPSRINCSWNIRANPGEIITISFQDFEIQSSHRCGLDWISIGTYKNLDGYRACGSSIPAPYISSQDHVWIKFHSDDTLTGKGFRLSYITGKSEEASCESDQFHCVNGKCIPQSWRCNTMDECGDNSDEELCVHPNPPSSSSSFFSFQPCSFDQFPCVSRYTRVLTCLPSSLRCDGAIDCQDLSDEIDCDAPACSELRLQNFYGTFNSPNYPDFYPPGSDCTWLIDTGDRRQVVLRFLDFKLDGTGYYGDFVKVYDGLEAEPRRLLRVLTALDSRTSVITIISSSGQLRVHFYADKINTARGFNATYQVEGFCLPWEMPCGGNWGCYTEQQRCDGYWHCANGRDELNCSGCGEDEFPCSRNGACYPRSDRCNYQNRCPNGSDEKNCAFCQPGNFHCRNGRCVFESWVCDAQDDCGDASDEDTCPVAVPTRVIAAAVIGSLVCGLLLVIALGCTCKLYSLRSFERRSFETQLSRVEAELLRREAPPSYGQLIAQGLIPPVEDFPVCSGNQASVLENLRLAVRSQLGFTSIRLPSSGRHGNVWRRLFNFTRSRHSASLALVSSGAGVESDSGTGANGVGSSAHISERLDSDDSESEQQGAVGGASASLLPHKTPPTATVVSVSTSAAPQAVAESDDIVAPPPSGRGSFVARGLRWVRMSLGSRFAQQNRSPLRQMQNGTASEEDDDEDVELLVPLTDTSDAPSAAPSLRGRPAIRDGPCEHCGMVHTAQIPDVCLEATARTETSDDDSLLLC encoded by the exons ATGGCCTGCACTTGGGGCATTAAGAAGATTTCATCATGGACAAATTCACTCTTCATCCTCATCATGGTCTTCCTCA ATAAAGCAGTCTGCTCTCAGCGCGGGGATAATGTGTACGTGTCAGGGATCTCTAACG cctgtGGAGatgtggtggagcagatcagggcCTCCAGTGGTGTGATCACCAGTCCTGGGTGGCCTTTTGAGTATCCGTCTCGCATCAACTGCAGCTGGAACATCCGAGCAAATCCTGGAGAAATTATCACCATCAG TTTCCAGGACTTTGAGATCCAGAGCTCACACCGCTGCGGTTTGGACTGGATCTCCATCGGCACCTATAAGAACCTGGACGGTTACCGAGCGTGCGGTTCCTCCATCCCAGCTCCGTACATCTCCTCTCAGGACCATGTGTGGATTAAATTCCACTCGGACGACACGCTCACTGGCAAAGGCTTCAGGCTGTCTTACATCACAG GGAAGTCGGAGGAGGCGAGCTGCGAGTCGGATCAGTTCCACTGCGTAAACGGGAAGTGCATCCCCCAGTCATGGAGGTGCAACACCATGGACGAGTGTGGAGACAACTCGGACGAAGAGCTGTGTGTTCATCCCAACCCTCCTTCCTCTTCGTCATCCTTTTTCTCCTTCCAGCCATGTTCTTTCGATCAGTTCCCCTGCGTGTCGCGCTACACCCGAGTCCTGACCTGCCTCCCGTCTTCTCTCCGCTGTGACGGTGCCATCGATTGCCAGGATCTGAGTGACGAAATCGACTGTGACGCTCCGGCGTGTTCTGAGCTCCGCCTTCAAAACTTTTATGGGACTTTTAACTCTCCAAATTATCCAGACTTCTATCCTCCAGGTAGCGACTGCACATGGCTAATCGATACAGGCGATCGCCGCCAAGTCGTCCTGCGCTTCCTGGATTTCAAATTGGATGGAACTGGTTACTATGGAGATTTTGTCAAAGTGTATGATGGCTTAGAGGCAGAGCCTAGACGCCTCCTTCGGGTCCTGACGGCGCTCGATTCACGCACTTCTGTCATAACCATAATTTCGTCATCAGGGCAGCTCCGGGTGCACTTTTACGCGGATAAGATCAACACGGCGCGAGGATTTAACGCGACCTATCAGGTTGAAGGGTTTTGTTTGCCCTGGGAGATGCCATGTGGAGGAAACTGGGGGTGTTACACCGAACAGCAGCGCTGCGATGGATACTGGCACTGCGCTAACGGCAGAGACGAGCTAAACTGTAGTGGATGTGGCGAAGATGAGTTCCCATGCTCGAGAAACGGTGCGTGTTACCCGCGATCTGACCGCTGCAACTACCAGAACCGCTGCCCCAACGGCTCGGACGAGAAGAACTGCGCTTTCTGCCAGCCCGGGAACTTCCACTGCAGGAACGGGCGCTGTGTGTTCGAGAGCTGGGTGTGTGATGCGCAGGATGACTGCGGTGACGCCAGCGACGAGGACACGTGCCCTGTTGCCGTGCCAACACGGGTCATTGCCGCCGCAGTTATCGGGAGCCTGGTGTGCGGCCTGCTGCTTGTCATCGCGCTCGGCTGCACCTGCAAACTCTACTCTCTCAGGAGCTTTGAGCGCAG GTCGTTTGAGACACAGTTGTCCAGAGTGGAGGCGGAGTTACTGAGGAGAGAAGCTCCACCCTCATACGGTCAGCTTATCGCTCAGGGTTTGATCCCCCCTGTGGAGGATTTCCCCGTCTGTtctggcaaccag GCTTCCGTGTTGGAGAATCTCCGGCTGGCCGTTCGCTCCCAGCTCGGCTTCACCTCCATCCGCCTCCCGTCCTCCGGTCGCCACGGCAACGTCTGGCGCCGGCTCTTCAACTTCACACGTTCTCGCCACTCCGCCTCCTTAGCACTGGTGTCCTCTGGTGCAGGGGTGGAGTCAGACTCAGGAACTGGCGCTAATGGTGTTGGAAGCTCCGCCCACATTTCTGAGCGACTGGACTCGGATGATTCGGAAAGCGAGCAGCAGGGGGCGGTGGGCGGAGCATCGGCTTCTCTTCTGCCTCACAAAACCCCTCCTACCGCCACCGTCGTGTCCGTTTCCACAAGCGCAGCCCCGCAGGCTGTAGCCGAGAGTGATGATATAGTGGCCCCGCCTCCTAGTGGGCGCGGTTCGTTTGTGGCACGCGGGCTACGCTGGGTCCGGATGTCCCTTGGATCTCGGTTCGCGCAGCAGAACCGCAGCCCTCTGAGGCAGATGCAGAATGGAACGGCAAGCGAAGAAGACGACGACGAAGACGTCGAGCTCCTCGTTCCTTTAACCGATACCTCGGATGCACCCTCCGCAGCTCCATCGCTCCGAGGCAGGCCGGCGATTCGGGACGGGCCCTGCGAACACTGCGGAATGGTTCACACAGCTCAGATTCCTGACGTGTGCTTAGAGGCCACGGCTAGAACAGAAACGAGTGACGATGATTCTCTTTTGCTTTGTTAA